A window from Herbaspirillum sp. meg3 encodes these proteins:
- a CDS encoding glycosyltransferase family 2 protein, with product MQGDQQQPLEPVEAPPAVNPRIVPLVIISPVRDESKYLRLTMDSIVAQTCRPVEWILVDDGSADTTPDIVREYAEKYHFIRLVPRQNRGFRKLGGGVIAAFNFGVEHIENKDYQYIAKLDGDMSFGPLYLEHMFQKLDEDPKLAAVSGKVYRHEDGQYIEESHIDEQVAGQFKLYKRTAFEDIGGFVQHLSWDGIDVHTAWMKGWKTFCYYDPKAWLWHHRIMGSSDKHIYEGRLRWGRGNWYMGYHPLYAIATGINRMREKPVVIGGLLMIFSYFWSALRRLPRYENREFRRYLRQWQMARLKNFILGKK from the coding sequence ATGCAAGGAGATCAGCAACAGCCGCTGGAACCGGTGGAAGCCCCACCTGCCGTCAATCCGCGTATCGTTCCGTTGGTGATTATTTCGCCTGTGCGCGATGAGTCCAAGTATCTGCGCCTGACCATGGATTCCATAGTGGCCCAAACCTGCCGTCCGGTCGAGTGGATTCTTGTCGACGACGGCTCGGCCGACACCACGCCGGACATCGTGCGTGAATATGCAGAAAAATACCATTTCATTCGCCTGGTGCCCCGCCAGAACCGCGGTTTCCGCAAATTGGGTGGCGGCGTCATCGCGGCATTCAATTTCGGCGTTGAACATATTGAAAACAAGGACTACCAGTACATCGCCAAACTCGATGGCGACATGTCCTTTGGCCCGCTCTATCTGGAGCACATGTTCCAGAAACTCGACGAAGATCCGAAGCTGGCCGCCGTGTCGGGCAAGGTCTATCGCCACGAAGACGGCCAGTACATCGAAGAGAGCCACATCGACGAACAGGTCGCGGGTCAGTTCAAGCTTTACAAACGCACTGCCTTTGAAGACATCGGCGGCTTCGTCCAGCATTTGTCGTGGGACGGGATCGACGTGCATACGGCCTGGATGAAAGGCTGGAAGACCTTTTGCTACTACGATCCGAAGGCATGGCTATGGCATCACCGTATCATGGGTTCATCGGACAAGCATATCTACGAAGGCCGTCTGCGCTGGGGCCGCGGCAACTGGTACATGGGATATCACCCCCTGTATGCCATTGCTACCGGCATCAACCGCATGCGCGAAAAACCGGTCGTCATCGGCGGCCTGCTGATGATTTTCAGTTACTTCTGGTCGGCGCTGCGCCGGCTGCCTCGCTACGAGAACAGGGAATTCCGGCGTTATCTGCGCCAATGGCAGATGGCGCGGCTGAAGAATTTCATTCTCGGCAAAAAATAA
- a CDS encoding WecB/TagA/CpsF family glycosyltransferase yields the protein MPKQTVFPTSHLFGLDICAASFNQAAHQLMVLAERREGPPAIVVTPNVDHVVRLDADAQFRALYVQADYIFADGMPLVWASRMSEAPLPERVTGSDLFVELARSAAKQQLPVFVIGGMPGQEEMLTAAFARVYPGLQVEIYCPSMKFDPTGAEGLEALRRVNACKPGLVFVCLGMPKQERWSFAHQDKMQAGVVMCVGAAMEFALGFKSRAPLWMQKAGLEWFWRLASEPRRLWRRYIVQGSKFAGLLHRERKVQRTIKLNKRTGSGH from the coding sequence ATGCCAAAACAGACCGTATTCCCCACGTCCCATCTGTTCGGACTCGATATCTGCGCTGCGAGTTTCAATCAGGCCGCGCATCAGTTGATGGTGCTCGCCGAGCGACGCGAAGGGCCTCCTGCGATTGTCGTCACGCCGAACGTTGATCACGTCGTCCGGCTGGATGCCGACGCCCAGTTTCGTGCGCTCTACGTTCAGGCCGACTATATCTTTGCCGACGGCATGCCGCTGGTGTGGGCCAGCCGTATGAGCGAGGCGCCGTTGCCGGAACGCGTGACCGGTTCCGATCTGTTTGTCGAACTGGCGCGTTCGGCGGCGAAGCAGCAATTGCCGGTATTTGTTATCGGCGGCATGCCGGGTCAGGAAGAAATGCTGACCGCAGCATTTGCGCGTGTCTATCCGGGTTTGCAGGTTGAGATCTATTGCCCGTCGATGAAGTTTGACCCCACCGGTGCAGAAGGGCTGGAAGCGCTGCGTCGCGTCAATGCCTGCAAACCAGGCTTGGTGTTCGTCTGCCTCGGGATGCCCAAACAAGAGCGCTGGTCGTTCGCGCATCAAGACAAGATGCAGGCCGGCGTGGTGATGTGCGTCGGCGCCGCCATGGAGTTTGCGCTCGGCTTCAAGTCGCGTGCGCCGCTATGGATGCAGAAGGCCGGGCTGGAATGGTTTTGGCGGCTCGCATCAGAACCGCGCCGCCTGTGGCGCAGATACATCGTTCAAGGTTCGAAATTCGCCGGTTTGCTGCACCGAGAACGGAAGGTGCAACGTACAATCAAACTCAACAAGAGGACAGGGAGCGGCCATTGA
- a CDS encoding undecaprenyl-phosphate glucose phosphotransferase, with translation MSFYADKRNHHTTLLGLAVGAAYAFTIILTLEVCIAVYQWAAFSTFNFVAAIAGVVGFAVFSDPRRYAVDNSSMMVHYFGTIVRLWIGTFFVVVLSLYLTKSGEDFSRVVMTMWLAATPFTLALTSFLCRRWALRLYSAKGERRTAVFVGFSEDAQRLSESFQTSKMLGITPLGFFDNRQGTQRVGSELPRLGSLMDAITWIEHNPVDVVFVGLVHARYSDIAPVVDALHDSVASVYFVPESKMFGLGHMQYGEIAGTPVLVAYETPFIGVTRLLKRFVDVILSFIILLLLSPVLFIIAMGVKLSSPGPIVFRQMRYGVGGQRIVVSKFRSMRNDPLPQENGEVKQATVGDARVTPFGRFLRKTSLDELPQFFNVLEGSMSIVGPRPHAVQHNELYRKQVKGYMLRHKVKPGITGWAQVNGLRGETDTLDKMQRRIEYDLYYIRHWSLALDFKIILRTVLVVLKDRNAY, from the coding sequence TTGAGCTTTTACGCTGACAAACGCAACCATCACACTACCTTGCTCGGGCTTGCCGTCGGCGCAGCCTATGCCTTTACGATTATTCTGACGCTGGAAGTCTGTATCGCCGTGTATCAGTGGGCGGCGTTTTCCACATTCAATTTTGTGGCGGCGATCGCAGGTGTGGTCGGCTTCGCCGTTTTCAGTGATCCGCGTCGTTATGCGGTCGACAATTCGTCGATGATGGTGCATTACTTCGGCACGATCGTACGGCTGTGGATAGGCACTTTCTTTGTCGTCGTCCTGTCGTTATATCTGACCAAATCCGGCGAAGATTTCTCTCGCGTGGTGATGACGATGTGGCTTGCGGCCACGCCTTTTACTTTGGCGTTGACCTCCTTCCTGTGCCGCCGCTGGGCATTGCGCTTATACAGCGCCAAGGGCGAGCGGCGCACGGCTGTATTCGTCGGTTTCAGCGAAGATGCACAACGCTTGTCGGAGTCGTTTCAGACGTCGAAAATGCTTGGCATTACCCCTTTGGGTTTCTTCGATAACCGGCAGGGAACCCAACGTGTCGGCTCCGAGCTGCCTCGCTTGGGCAGCTTGATGGATGCCATCACCTGGATCGAACACAATCCTGTCGACGTCGTCTTCGTCGGGCTGGTGCATGCCCGCTATAGCGATATTGCACCGGTAGTGGATGCTTTGCACGACTCCGTAGCGTCGGTCTATTTTGTGCCGGAATCAAAAATGTTCGGCCTTGGCCACATGCAATATGGCGAGATCGCCGGTACGCCGGTGCTGGTGGCTTACGAGACGCCGTTCATCGGCGTGACGCGCCTGCTCAAGCGATTTGTTGATGTGATCCTGTCTTTCATCATTTTGCTGTTGCTCAGTCCGGTGTTGTTCATCATCGCAATGGGTGTGAAGCTGTCGTCGCCGGGCCCGATCGTGTTTCGCCAGATGCGTTACGGCGTCGGTGGTCAGCGTATAGTGGTGTCCAAATTCCGCTCCATGCGTAACGATCCGCTGCCCCAGGAAAACGGCGAGGTCAAGCAGGCAACCGTCGGCGACGCACGCGTGACTCCATTCGGGCGTTTCTTGCGCAAGACTTCGCTGGACGAGCTACCGCAGTTTTTCAACGTACTCGAAGGCTCAATGAGCATCGTCGGTCCGCGTCCGCACGCGGTTCAGCATAACGAGCTGTATCGCAAGCAAGTCAAGGGATACATGCTGCGGCACAAGGTCAAACCAGGCATCACCGGTTGGGCGCAGGTAAACGGTTTGCGCGGCGAAACCGATACGCTCGACAAGATGCAGCGCCGTATTGAGTACGATCTCTATTACATCCGCCACTGGTCGCTGGCGCTGGATTTTAAAATCATTTTGCGTACCGTGCTGGTGGTATTAAAAGACCGCAATGCATATTGA
- a CDS encoding GNAT family N-acetyltransferase yields MTLLTLPGRLSAISTLSTMAHEVTRHLLSELAPDIAGRFAAGTAVRVHTSFEHAERRWRAAQMACAAYGFQAYDWLATWQRELGARQGWEVCIVELSDTDDRTLMLLPLGRQRKNGIRFAGFLGGEITDYHAPLLHPDFDTSAFAALWPVIMRLLGGVDVFRARRMPQHIEGITNPLAALPGMRHTEQAHAATLTSTYAEFQKVRSAKMFADTRRQLRRLNELGTVKLLIDAPPEQRAAVITGMAQQKARRWHETGSRDLFAEPGYLDFYQQLAAQGLSGGEIVVSALYVDDKLVATHWGMRYGSRFYWLMPGYQDGEWARYSVGRILLDAVVQYCIAEELAVFDLTVGDEGYKMQWADHMLPLYAGQQGYSLRGKIVVALSDTYQQLRAWARNNERLRNLVRRLRGQRPGSASNAASNSTSNSTPNNQ; encoded by the coding sequence TTGACGTTATTGACGTTGCCGGGCCGACTATCGGCTATCTCGACCCTTTCCACCATGGCGCATGAAGTCACCCGACATCTGCTGAGTGAACTGGCGCCGGATATCGCCGGCCGCTTTGCTGCGGGCACGGCGGTGCGCGTCCACACTTCCTTCGAGCACGCTGAAAGGCGTTGGCGAGCGGCGCAGATGGCATGTGCCGCATACGGTTTCCAGGCCTATGACTGGCTGGCCACCTGGCAGCGAGAATTGGGCGCACGGCAAGGCTGGGAAGTCTGCATTGTTGAACTGAGCGATACCGATGATCGCACCTTGATGCTGTTGCCTCTGGGGCGTCAGCGCAAAAATGGAATTCGCTTCGCAGGTTTTCTCGGCGGTGAGATCACCGACTATCACGCACCGTTGCTGCATCCCGATTTTGACACATCCGCTTTTGCTGCATTATGGCCGGTCATCATGCGCCTGTTGGGTGGCGTTGATGTCTTTCGCGCCCGGCGCATGCCGCAGCATATCGAAGGCATCACCAATCCCTTGGCGGCACTGCCGGGCATGCGCCATACCGAGCAGGCGCATGCGGCGACGTTGACGTCGACTTATGCTGAATTCCAGAAGGTGCGCAGCGCCAAGATGTTTGCTGACACGCGTCGCCAATTGCGGCGTCTCAATGAACTTGGAACGGTGAAATTGCTGATCGATGCGCCGCCGGAACAACGTGCCGCCGTTATCACCGGTATGGCACAACAAAAAGCCCGGCGCTGGCACGAGACCGGCAGCCGCGATTTGTTTGCCGAACCGGGTTATCTGGATTTTTATCAGCAGCTTGCGGCGCAGGGTTTATCCGGTGGCGAGATTGTCGTATCGGCTTTGTATGTCGACGACAAGCTGGTCGCGACGCATTGGGGCATGCGCTATGGCAGCCGCTTCTACTGGCTGATGCCGGGATATCAGGATGGCGAATGGGCACGCTATTCGGTAGGGCGTATCTTGCTTGATGCCGTGGTTCAGTACTGCATCGCCGAAGAGCTGGCGGTGTTCGATCTGACAGTGGGCGATGAGGGCTACAAGATGCAATGGGCCGATCATATGCTGCCGTTATATGCAGGGCAGCAAGGCTATAGCCTGCGCGGCAAGATCGTAGTGGCGTTGAGCGATACCTATCAACAACTGCGTGCGTGGGCGCGCAACAATGAGCGTCTGCGCAACCTGGTCAGACGTCTGCGCGGGCAGCGTCCCGGTTCCGCTTCTAACGCTGCCTCGAATTCAACTTCGAATTCGACTCCCAATAATCAATAG
- a CDS encoding polysaccharide deacetylase family protein, with product MSDSASKLALRISRRLSQHAFRNLLPLEAEAGVVSFTFDDAPASACEAGAHALEHNGVRGTFYVAGGLTGGMEEGKPCHSREHLQTLLANGHELGCHSYSHIRCDNLSADALEAELDRNAAFLAELGVDIGALNFAYPFGAYAYNAKRICSRRFRSSRVTGGGTHEHVADLNALKTHRLYDLPVDAENYETLLQRTARNKGWLIVNTHDVESPPSRFGYTPDRLEHAIAAALAAGCKVLPVNAAIDYWESNSKLNSRQR from the coding sequence ATGTCCGATTCTGCTTCCAAACTTGCCTTGCGCATCAGTCGCCGACTGTCCCAGCATGCCTTCCGCAATTTGTTGCCGTTGGAGGCGGAAGCCGGTGTGGTCAGCTTTACCTTTGACGACGCCCCCGCCTCGGCATGTGAAGCAGGTGCACACGCACTTGAGCACAATGGTGTACGCGGCACGTTCTACGTTGCCGGCGGTCTGACCGGCGGCATGGAAGAAGGCAAGCCCTGCCATAGCCGGGAACATCTGCAAACCTTGCTGGCCAACGGCCACGAACTGGGTTGCCACAGCTACTCACACATCCGTTGCGACAATCTCAGCGCCGATGCGCTGGAGGCAGAACTGGATCGCAATGCGGCCTTCCTCGCCGAACTGGGCGTAGATATCGGGGCACTGAATTTCGCTTATCCGTTCGGCGCCTACGCCTACAACGCCAAGCGCATTTGCAGCAGGCGTTTTCGCTCCAGCCGCGTCACCGGCGGCGGTACACATGAACATGTCGCCGACCTGAACGCGCTCAAGACACATCGCCTGTACGACCTGCCGGTGGATGCTGAAAATTACGAAACGCTACTGCAACGCACCGCCCGCAACAAAGGCTGGCTGATCGTCAATACGCACGATGTGGAAAGTCCGCCGAGCCGTTTCGGCTATACGCCGGATCGTCTGGAACATGCCATCGCTGCCGCGCTGGCGGCAGGCTGCAAGGTATTGCCGGTGAATGCGGCTATTGATTATTGGGAGTCGAATTCGAAGTTGAATTCGAGGCAGCGTTAG
- a CDS encoding acyltransferase: METSINTNPTASARPSFDYIPGLDGLRACAVLLVLIAHLGFSTAIPGGFGVTVFFFISGLLITRLLLAEHAQNGRIAVGRFYVRRLFRLYPALVVAVALAALVFSAAGGIMGWGKVFSALFYYANYYGIFVHFGQGRDGFDPFSILWSLAVEEQYYLVFPFICVALLAGTANLRRFSWVLAGSVILVLVWRVIVHRHGGSSDYIYMATDTRIDSILYGAWLALILANDTQKHWRRFSASRLVQLVCLILLLACFVVRHPGFRDTLRYSLQGLALMPLMTAICFTRSVTPLTRLLETKPLRRVGGWSYSLYLYHPIAIVLAEIWWGPGSIGPQRIGWQTFPFFALTAVLLSFVFAIASYNFVEKPFLRWRRRFGAHVVDN; this comes from the coding sequence ATGGAGACAAGCATTAACACGAACCCGACGGCGAGCGCGCGGCCATCATTCGACTACATTCCCGGCCTCGACGGTCTGCGCGCTTGCGCAGTGCTACTGGTGCTGATAGCGCATCTGGGCTTCAGCACGGCGATACCCGGCGGCTTTGGCGTGACCGTATTTTTCTTCATCAGCGGATTGCTGATCACCCGATTGCTGCTGGCTGAACATGCACAAAATGGCCGCATCGCCGTCGGTCGATTCTATGTCCGGCGCCTTTTCCGCTTATACCCTGCACTCGTGGTCGCAGTCGCTCTGGCGGCATTGGTATTCAGTGCAGCAGGCGGCATCATGGGTTGGGGCAAGGTATTTTCCGCCTTGTTCTACTATGCCAATTACTACGGCATATTCGTGCACTTCGGGCAGGGCCGCGATGGCTTCGATCCCTTCAGCATCTTGTGGTCGCTGGCGGTGGAGGAGCAATACTATCTGGTCTTCCCTTTTATCTGCGTGGCGCTGCTGGCGGGGACTGCCAACCTGCGCCGCTTCTCGTGGGTGCTGGCGGGTAGTGTCATCCTGGTACTGGTGTGGCGCGTAATAGTGCATCGCCATGGCGGCAGCAGCGATTACATTTACATGGCCACCGATACGCGCATCGATTCGATTCTGTATGGTGCGTGGCTGGCGCTGATTCTGGCCAACGATACGCAAAAACACTGGCGGCGTTTTTCAGCCAGCAGGTTGGTACAACTGGTTTGTCTGATCCTGCTGCTGGCGTGTTTTGTGGTGCGGCATCCGGGTTTTCGCGACACGCTGCGCTACTCCCTGCAAGGCCTGGCATTGATGCCGCTGATGACGGCAATCTGCTTCACGAGGTCAGTCACGCCCTTGACCCGACTACTGGAAACCAAACCCTTGCGCCGCGTCGGCGGCTGGTCGTATTCGCTGTATCTGTATCACCCGATTGCCATCGTGCTGGCGGAGATATGGTGGGGCCCCGGCAGCATCGGGCCGCAGCGCATCGGCTGGCAAACCTTCCCGTTTTTTGCGCTGACGGCGGTGCTGCTATCATTTGTGTTTGCCATAGCGTCTTATAATTTTGTGGAAAAGCCGTTCTTGCGTTGGCGCCGCCGTTTTGGCGCGCACGTGGTCGACAACTGA